The proteins below come from a single Holdemania massiliensis genomic window:
- a CDS encoding manganese catalase family protein — MFKHQKKLLHPVKVKKPNPTYAALLQEQLGGPQGEMKAAMQYFAQSLRIQDKEIKDLFLDIAAEELCHMEIVAEMINQLNGDQLNAKDATVGGMEAHVLTGLTPLLANASGYLWTAAYVNETGDLAADLLSDIAAEQRAKVVYQYLYRQIEDEGVREVIDFLLNREEAHNTMFRQAFNRIVDSGSQKDWGVTSDSRIYFDLSGDGQHFDPARKNPPEFKE, encoded by the coding sequence ATGTTTAAACATCAGAAAAAGCTGCTGCATCCGGTTAAAGTGAAGAAACCCAACCCAACCTATGCCGCGCTGCTGCAGGAGCAGTTAGGCGGTCCGCAGGGAGAAATGAAAGCGGCCATGCAGTATTTTGCTCAGAGCCTGCGGATTCAGGATAAGGAAATCAAAGATTTATTTCTTGATATTGCGGCCGAAGAATTATGTCACATGGAAATCGTCGCCGAGATGATCAATCAGCTTAACGGTGATCAGCTCAACGCTAAGGATGCTACTGTCGGAGGCATGGAAGCGCATGTGCTGACGGGTTTAACACCGCTGCTGGCGAATGCTTCAGGCTATTTGTGGACAGCGGCGTATGTCAATGAAACCGGTGATCTGGCTGCCGATCTGCTTTCCGATATTGCGGCCGAGCAGCGGGCAAAAGTTGTGTATCAGTATCTGTACCGTCAGATTGAGGATGAAGGTGTCCGCGAAGTCATCGACTTTCTGCTGAACCGCGAGGAAGCGCACAACACGATGTTCCGCCAGGCCTTTAATCGGATTGTGGACAGTGGTTCGCAAAAGGACTGGGGCGTCACGTCCGATTCCCGAATTTATTTTGATCTGTCCGGAGATGGTCAGCACTTCGATCCAGCCCGCAAAAATCCGCCGGAGTTCAAGGAATAA
- a CDS encoding AzlC family ABC transporter permease has protein sequence MRSENRLGWKQGAQDGLPIAFGYLSVSFTFGMAAAAAGLSVSEAVMISATNLTSAGQFAGLTLIQAQASFMEMALTTLVINLRYALMSLSLAQKLDPALSRWQKAILAFGNTDEIFAVAVSHPVVYFRYMLGLILTPMAGWVGGTFLGCAFSALLPTAIRSAFAVAIYGMFIAIIAPVARQLKSVAIVIGIAVILSVTLRICPWFSWISEGFSIILCTIIAAALGAWLFPVQEGHSHD, from the coding sequence GTGAGAAGCGAAAACAGATTAGGATGGAAACAGGGGGCCCAGGATGGACTGCCGATTGCATTCGGATACTTATCCGTATCGTTTACCTTCGGCATGGCTGCCGCGGCGGCCGGCTTGTCGGTCAGCGAAGCCGTGATGATTTCAGCGACAAATCTGACTTCTGCCGGCCAGTTTGCGGGCTTAACCTTGATTCAGGCTCAGGCTTCCTTCATGGAAATGGCGCTGACGACGCTGGTCATTAATTTACGGTATGCCTTAATGTCGCTGTCGCTGGCACAAAAACTCGATCCTGCCTTATCGCGATGGCAGAAGGCGATCCTGGCCTTTGGCAACACCGATGAAATTTTCGCCGTGGCCGTCAGTCATCCCGTTGTCTATTTCCGGTATATGCTGGGGTTGATTTTGACGCCAATGGCAGGCTGGGTCGGGGGTACTTTCCTGGGCTGCGCTTTTAGTGCGTTGCTTCCAACGGCAATCCGCTCCGCGTTTGCGGTTGCGATCTACGGAATGTTCATCGCGATTATCGCTCCGGTCGCCCGGCAGCTGAAATCGGTAGCCATCGTTATTGGCATCGCTGTCATCCTGAGCGTAACCCTGCGGATCTGTCCGTGGTTCAGCTGGATTTCTGAGGGCTTTTCAATCATTCTCTGCACGATCATCGCAGCCGCGTTAGGAGCATGGCTGTTTCCAGTTCAGGAGGGGCATAGCCATGATTAA
- a CDS encoding recombinase family protein: protein MTCQIYGYVRVSTKDQNEDRQMIAMLEFPVPEKNIVIEKQSGKDFNRPRYRRLIRKMKKGDLLVIKSIDRLGRNYEEIIQQWRHLTKEKGIDIVVLDMALLDTREGKDLTGTLIADLVLQLLSYVAQTERENIRQRQKEGIQAAKRKGVQFGRPKIPVPDQFNELRQQWKNQEISSRQAASQLGVSHETFLRWCKRQA, encoded by the coding sequence ATGACTTGCCAAATCTATGGCTACGTACGAGTATCGACGAAGGATCAAAACGAAGATCGACAGATGATTGCGATGTTGGAATTCCCGGTCCCTGAAAAGAACATCGTCATCGAAAAACAAAGTGGAAAAGACTTTAACCGCCCACGTTACCGGCGGCTGATCCGCAAAATGAAAAAGGGCGATCTGCTTGTAATTAAAAGCATTGACCGCCTGGGCCGCAACTATGAAGAAATTATTCAGCAGTGGCGGCATCTGACGAAAGAAAAAGGCATTGACATTGTGGTTTTGGACATGGCGCTTTTGGATACGCGGGAAGGAAAAGACCTCACCGGCACTTTGATTGCCGATCTGGTGCTGCAGCTGTTAAGCTATGTCGCGCAGACGGAGCGTGAAAATATCCGGCAGCGGCAAAAAGAGGGAATTCAAGCCGCAAAACGCAAAGGTGTTCAATTCGGAAGACCGAAGATTCCGGTTCCCGATCAATTCAATGAACTACGTCAGCAGTGGAAAAATCAAGAGATTTCATCACGGCAGGCGGCTTCGCAGCTTGGCGTTTCGCACGAAACCTTTTTGCGGTGGTGCAAGCGGCAAGCTTAG
- a CDS encoding TldD/PmbA family protein, which translates to MFLDTIKAQRYLDRALARGGDFAELFEEEKWTCSVSMLNGKIEAANSGERWGLSIRIFDGLRTVYGYTNEQDDEKIMTVIDQLAESIGRKRQAECRLLQPQEIVDQHAPEIPVQSVTLKQRRQLMQRANDALLSYDPVIKKAIVNLADEDQTVIIASSEGKFVRDNRQRTRMRMQAVAVEGERMQNSAKAPGAHAGYEFYDQIDIEAMAQDAARTAKVMLNADECPSGEMTVVIDNGFGGVIFHEACGHSLEATSVAYGNSVFCGKLGQKVASELVNAVDDGTIPHAWGSNNIDDEGHPSQRNLLIENGILKGYLIDPLNARRMGMEATGSSRRQDYTFEPTSRMTNTFLLNGTSTVEEIIADTPLGLYAKRLGGGSVNPVTGDFNFAVLEAYMIRGGQIAEPVRGATLIGNGAEILFKIDKIADNGSREQGMCGSKSGSIPTDVGQPTIRVRSMTVGGKGGKLK; encoded by the coding sequence ATGTTTTTAGATACGATAAAAGCACAGCGATATCTCGATCGGGCTTTGGCTCGGGGCGGAGATTTCGCAGAATTGTTTGAAGAGGAAAAATGGACGTGCAGTGTTTCCATGCTCAACGGCAAAATTGAAGCGGCCAACAGCGGTGAACGCTGGGGTTTGTCGATTCGCATTTTTGACGGATTACGCACAGTTTATGGCTATACCAACGAACAGGACGATGAAAAAATCATGACGGTGATCGATCAGCTGGCCGAGTCCATCGGCCGCAAACGGCAGGCGGAGTGCCGGCTTCTTCAGCCGCAGGAAATCGTGGATCAGCATGCACCGGAAATCCCGGTTCAAAGCGTGACCCTAAAGCAGCGCCGCCAGTTAATGCAGCGCGCCAACGATGCCCTTTTAAGCTATGATCCTGTGATTAAAAAAGCCATCGTTAATCTTGCCGATGAAGATCAAACCGTCATCATCGCGTCCAGTGAAGGCAAGTTTGTCCGTGACAATCGTCAGCGGACACGGATGCGCATGCAGGCGGTAGCCGTCGAGGGAGAGCGGATGCAGAACTCCGCGAAAGCACCGGGTGCTCATGCCGGATATGAATTCTATGATCAAATCGACATCGAAGCCATGGCTCAGGATGCCGCCCGCACAGCCAAGGTGATGCTGAATGCCGATGAATGTCCAAGCGGAGAAATGACCGTGGTCATTGATAATGGCTTCGGCGGCGTCATCTTCCATGAAGCCTGCGGACATTCGCTGGAAGCCACCAGTGTCGCCTACGGCAACTCAGTCTTCTGCGGCAAACTGGGGCAGAAAGTCGCCAGTGAGCTGGTCAACGCCGTCGATGACGGAACGATTCCGCACGCCTGGGGCAGCAATAACATCGATGATGAGGGGCACCCAAGCCAGCGGAACCTGCTGATCGAAAACGGGATCCTCAAAGGCTATCTGATCGATCCGCTGAACGCTCGGCGGATGGGGATGGAAGCGACCGGTTCTTCGCGCCGTCAGGACTACACGTTTGAGCCGACTTCCCGGATGACCAATACATTTTTGTTAAACGGAACCTCGACAGTGGAAGAAATCATTGCGGATACCCCGCTGGGCCTGTATGCGAAGCGTTTAGGCGGCGGTTCGGTCAATCCGGTTACCGGTGATTTCAACTTTGCGGTACTGGAAGCCTACATGATTCGCGGCGGTCAGATTGCCGAACCAGTAAGAGGCGCGACGCTGATCGGCAACGGGGCTGAAATCCTGTTTAAAATTGATAAAATCGCAGATAACGGCTCACGGGAACAGGGGATGTGCGGATCCAAGAGCGGTTCCATTCCCACCGATGTGGGACAGCCGACAATCCGTGTCCGTTCAATGACCGTCGGCGGCAAAGGAGGAAAACTGAAATGA
- a CDS encoding helix-turn-helix transcriptional regulator, whose product MKNRIQELRKQRRLSQSELADAVEVTRQTIISLENGKYNASLTLAHKIARYFGLMIEDIFLFEEDE is encoded by the coding sequence TTGAAAAATCGAATTCAGGAGCTGCGCAAACAGCGCCGCTTATCGCAAAGTGAACTGGCCGATGCGGTCGAGGTCACCCGTCAGACCATCATCTCGCTGGAAAATGGGAAGTACAATGCTTCGCTGACCTTGGCGCACAAGATTGCCCGGTATTTCGGCTTGATGATCGAGGATATTTTCTTATTTGAGGAGGATGAATGA
- a CDS encoding amidohydrolase family protein, whose protein sequence is MILIKNGCVHNGRGQVKNTDLLIEDGKIVQIGEHLKASGAEVIDAAGMQVFPGFIDPLSDWGILGPGREIRGNANDNDERSDVFTPQLDVKYAFNGRGITRQQIYAFGITAVGVAPTNNNVFGGQMAAFEVHGVNPMKMLIKEKTGMKASVTEAVKEAYGSRNLAPMTKMGIFAMFKEKLEAAKNYNPEDEKTERDEKLAALKPVVDKQMPLFVSCNTPTEIRSVLRATAEYDLDLVFCGGFGVDGTLTELSEKHCGLIVANPANGFNKYTRNTDYAGIAELARQGATVAFSAADNGFGGREDLLWSALEMQKVIHDDEAVLTMLTYNAAKLLGIENLTGSLEEGKRADLVLWSANPITSYKGAVEMTIANGEILYRKGDAMKCFL, encoded by the coding sequence ATGATTTTAATCAAAAACGGCTGTGTCCATAACGGCCGGGGACAGGTAAAAAACACGGATCTGTTGATCGAAGACGGCAAGATCGTTCAAATCGGTGAGCATCTAAAGGCCAGTGGGGCCGAGGTGATCGACGCGGCAGGGATGCAGGTGTTTCCAGGCTTTATTGATCCGCTGAGCGACTGGGGAATTTTAGGCCCAGGCCGGGAAATCCGCGGCAATGCCAATGACAATGATGAACGCTCCGACGTCTTCACGCCGCAGCTGGATGTCAAGTATGCCTTTAATGGCCGAGGCATTACCCGGCAGCAGATCTATGCTTTCGGCATTACAGCGGTGGGCGTCGCTCCGACCAACAACAATGTGTTCGGCGGACAGATGGCTGCTTTCGAGGTGCATGGCGTCAATCCGATGAAAATGCTGATCAAGGAAAAGACAGGCATGAAAGCTTCGGTGACCGAAGCGGTGAAAGAAGCGTATGGATCCCGCAATCTGGCACCGATGACCAAAATGGGCATTTTTGCGATGTTCAAGGAAAAGCTGGAGGCAGCCAAAAATTATAATCCAGAAGATGAAAAGACAGAACGGGATGAAAAACTGGCAGCTTTAAAACCGGTCGTAGACAAGCAGATGCCGTTGTTTGTCAGCTGCAATACACCGACGGAAATTCGTTCGGTTTTGCGGGCAACCGCTGAGTATGACCTGGATTTGGTTTTCTGCGGCGGGTTTGGCGTCGATGGTACGTTGACTGAGCTGTCAGAGAAGCACTGCGGTCTGATCGTTGCCAATCCGGCCAATGGGTTTAATAAATATACGCGCAATACCGATTATGCCGGAATTGCCGAGCTGGCCCGACAAGGAGCGACGGTGGCTTTCAGCGCTGCTGACAATGGTTTCGGCGGCCGTGAGGATTTGTTGTGGTCGGCTTTGGAAATGCAGAAAGTAATCCACGATGATGAGGCAGTGCTGACAATGCTGACCTACAATGCCGCCAAACTGTTGGGAATTGAAAACCTGACAGGTTCGCTGGAAGAAGGCAAGCGTGCCGATCTTGTCCTGTGGAGCGCCAATCCGATCACCAGCTACAAGGGCGCAGTCGAAATGACGATCGCCAACGGTGAAATTTTGTATCGGAAAGGAGATGCGATGAAATGCTTCTTATAA
- a CDS encoding amidohydrolase family protein produces the protein MLLIKNGKVLTMGPQGVLEQADVLIGDDGKIVKVAAAIEAEAAQVIDASGRIVMPGIVDAHSHIGGFDTDTGAQDLNELTKPQTPEIQAYDGINPLDRSFMESAKAGITTSAITPGSGNVICGLACAVKSAGTSLASRTLRNPIALKAAMGVNPKGVYGPRTAMPMSRLGVADLFRDYFLKVKDYQAKKAQGQTDPEKMPKFDQGLENGLLVLEKKIPLKVHCYQHDMMSLLQLAEEFDFDVTLDHALGSSDFYDELASSKHVRGVIYGPLGAPLFGGEGCKVDIDCLAELDRRGVCCAIMTDGPCFVPYMIITQAGEAVRTGLDEIRALHMITINAAKIIGCDDRIGSLEAGKDGDVLIFDGMPAVDTEARNLCTIIDGKIVYQA, from the coding sequence ATGCTTCTTATAAAAAACGGGAAAGTGCTGACGATGGGGCCGCAGGGTGTTTTGGAACAGGCTGATGTGCTGATCGGTGACGACGGCAAAATTGTAAAAGTCGCCGCGGCGATTGAAGCCGAAGCCGCCCAGGTCATCGACGCGTCCGGCCGGATTGTCATGCCGGGAATTGTCGATGCCCACTCGCATATCGGCGGTTTTGATACGGACACCGGCGCTCAGGATCTCAATGAGCTGACCAAGCCGCAGACACCGGAAATTCAGGCTTACGACGGCATTAATCCGCTGGATCGTTCATTCATGGAATCAGCGAAGGCCGGAATCACAACCAGCGCGATCACCCCCGGCAGCGGCAACGTGATCTGCGGATTAGCCTGTGCCGTGAAGTCCGCCGGAACGTCGCTGGCCAGCCGGACACTGCGCAATCCCATCGCTTTAAAAGCCGCAATGGGCGTCAATCCCAAAGGTGTTTACGGACCACGGACAGCGATGCCGATGTCGCGCTTAGGGGTTGCGGATTTATTTCGTGATTACTTTCTGAAGGTGAAAGACTATCAGGCTAAAAAAGCTCAGGGTCAAACGGATCCGGAAAAAATGCCGAAGTTCGATCAGGGACTGGAAAACGGTCTGTTGGTGCTGGAGAAGAAAATTCCGCTCAAAGTTCATTGTTATCAGCATGATATGATGTCGCTCTTGCAGCTGGCCGAGGAGTTTGATTTTGATGTGACGCTGGATCATGCGTTAGGTTCCAGTGATTTCTATGACGAGCTTGCTTCCAGCAAGCATGTCCGCGGTGTGATTTACGGGCCGTTAGGCGCCCCGTTGTTTGGCGGGGAAGGCTGCAAGGTGGATATCGACTGTCTGGCGGAGCTGGATCGGCGCGGAGTCTGCTGCGCCATCATGACCGATGGCCCATGCTTTGTTCCGTACATGATCATAACCCAGGCCGGAGAAGCCGTCCGCACTGGTCTGGATGAAATCCGGGCTTTGCATATGATTACGATCAACGCGGCCAAAATCATCGGCTGCGACGATCGCATTGGCTCTCTGGAAGCCGGCAAAGACGGCGATGTGCTGATTTTTGACGGCATGCCGGCAGTGGATACCGAAGCCAGAAATCTCTGCACGATCATCGACGGCAAGATTGTCTACCAAGCATAA
- a CDS encoding putative manganese-dependent inorganic diphosphatase, whose product MQQYVYIVGHKNPDTDSICSALAYAELKQRLGVHAIPCRLGPLNEETKYVLKRFGLENPLLLKDARSQLRDIDIDEPTLISTKTSLKEAWDVLFKARNKSLFVLDEQQKLTGIVSTSNLASPRMMSDELMQKLMKTASLSALAKTINGEIDYEPKNFKTNGKVFIVTLNDGTKFEENFKHSITILSDGNRKQRQLLEMGTRCMIITCNEQISPDNLELARKQDCAVIRTPWDTMKVAKVINEAFPVESLMSRNPITFQDDEYVDDVAKKMANTRYRSYPVLDIEGKAVGAVSRYHLLNYRRKKFILVDHSAKNQAINNIEDAEIEEIIDHHHIGNIETSYPIFYRNQRCGCTCTIIAQLYKENGITPSAQMAGIMMSAIISDTLHFKSATTTQLDKDIAYGLAEIAGVDLDHYADEMLSASVALKESTPTQILNRDLKTYDMGKYKIAIGQTNYKNIEDIQAILPAFRQQLEKEQTTKQFDLMVMMFSHIMAEGTMFVYSGPLSYVMNEIIDTKFDDHSGYDHDIISRKQQLMPKLSVILKQM is encoded by the coding sequence ATGCAGCAATATGTTTATATCGTCGGTCATAAGAATCCGGACACCGATTCCATTTGTTCTGCCTTGGCCTATGCTGAACTTAAGCAGCGGCTGGGCGTCCATGCGATTCCGTGCCGCTTAGGCCCCCTCAACGAAGAAACCAAGTATGTTTTAAAACGTTTCGGTCTGGAGAATCCGTTGTTGTTGAAAGACGCGCGTTCTCAGCTGCGGGACATTGACATTGATGAACCCACGCTGATCTCAACGAAAACCTCGCTGAAGGAAGCCTGGGACGTCTTGTTCAAGGCCCGCAACAAGTCACTGTTCGTCCTGGATGAGCAGCAGAAACTGACCGGGATCGTTTCCACTTCCAATCTGGCTTCCCCGCGGATGATGAGCGATGAACTGATGCAGAAACTGATGAAAACCGCATCGTTATCAGCGCTGGCTAAAACGATCAACGGTGAAATTGATTACGAACCTAAAAACTTCAAGACCAACGGCAAAGTTTTCATTGTGACGCTCAATGACGGCACAAAATTTGAAGAGAACTTCAAGCATTCCATCACGATCCTTTCAGACGGCAATCGCAAACAGCGGCAGCTGCTGGAAATGGGAACCCGCTGCATGATTATTACATGCAACGAACAGATCAGCCCGGACAATCTGGAGCTGGCGCGCAAACAGGACTGTGCTGTCATCCGTACACCATGGGATACGATGAAGGTGGCCAAGGTCATCAACGAGGCATTCCCGGTGGAAAGTCTGATGAGCCGCAATCCGATTACCTTCCAGGATGATGAATATGTGGATGATGTCGCCAAGAAGATGGCGAATACCCGTTACCGCAGCTATCCGGTATTGGATATCGAAGGCAAAGCAGTCGGCGCCGTGTCCCGCTATCATCTGCTGAATTATCGGCGCAAGAAGTTTATTCTCGTCGATCATTCCGCAAAGAATCAGGCAATCAACAACATTGAAGATGCCGAGATTGAAGAAATTATTGATCACCATCACATCGGCAACATTGAAACCTCGTATCCAATCTTTTACCGCAATCAGCGCTGCGGCTGTACCTGTACGATTATCGCGCAGCTGTATAAGGAAAATGGGATTACGCCGTCCGCTCAGATGGCTGGAATTATGATGAGTGCGATTATTTCCGATACATTGCATTTCAAATCCGCAACGACAACGCAGCTGGATAAGGATATCGCTTACGGTCTGGCGGAAATTGCCGGAGTAGATCTGGATCACTATGCCGATGAAATGCTGAGCGCTTCGGTGGCGCTTAAGGAGTCGACGCCGACCCAGATTCTCAACCGCGACTTGAAAACCTACGATATGGGAAAATACAAGATTGCGATCGGACAGACCAACTATAAAAATATTGAAGACATTCAGGCAATCCTGCCGGCTTTCCGCCAACAGCTGGAAAAGGAACAGACAACCAAGCAGTTTGATCTGATGGTCATGATGTTCTCGCATATCATGGCGGAGGGAACGATGTTTGTTTACAGCGGGCCGCTTTCTTATGTGATGAATGAAATCATCGACACGAAGTTTGACGATCATTCAGGATATGATCACGACATCATTTCCCGCAAGCAGCAGCTGATGCCGAAGCTGTCTGTCATTCTGAAACAGATGTAA
- a CDS encoding Type 1 glutamine amidotransferase-like domain-containing protein has translation MLMLCSNGLTCKALRDQVLQETHKLHKEKPRAALIVTSDPIYKEKNYHVARCLQELESLGFSVDLFDFDYQRAEILLAYDCAELIGGNPYTLLQSLRKSQAQPILKELAKQHILIGWSAGALVLGPTIDLIEQYFPEMNTLNLTDLTGMNLTNRQILPHYHQFLNRDPQYEILCQAYEQDHHCEIIRLSDGEGIIIDSENDSFIRIQ, from the coding sequence ATGCTCATGCTCTGTTCTAACGGTCTAACCTGCAAAGCACTCCGTGATCAGGTGCTTCAGGAAACCCATAAGCTGCACAAAGAAAAACCGCGGGCGGCCTTGATCGTTACTTCTGATCCAATTTATAAAGAAAAAAACTATCATGTTGCGCGCTGCCTTCAGGAATTGGAAAGTCTGGGTTTCAGCGTGGATCTGTTTGATTTTGATTATCAGCGTGCTGAGATACTTCTGGCTTATGATTGTGCCGAACTGATCGGTGGTAATCCTTATACTTTGCTTCAATCTCTGCGCAAAAGTCAGGCTCAGCCTATACTTAAAGAATTAGCGAAGCAGCATATTTTGATCGGCTGGAGTGCAGGAGCACTGGTTTTAGGACCAACGATCGATCTGATTGAACAGTATTTTCCTGAGATGAACACGCTGAATCTTACGGATTTGACAGGAATGAATTTGACAAACAGACAGATATTACCTCATTATCATCAATTTTTAAACCGTGATCCACAATATGAAATACTTTGTCAAGCCTACGAGCAGGATCATCACTGTGAAATTATCCGGCTTAGTGACGGTGAAGGGATCATTATCGATTCAGAAAATGACTCTTTCATACGGATTCAATGA
- a CDS encoding AzlD domain-containing protein, whose protein sequence is MINKTVFLYTLVMAGVTYLLRAAPILIFQKKIENTFIQSFLFYVPYAVLAAMTFPAILMSTRSGLSAAAGLLIALILGWRGKGLLTVALAACAAVYLVELIIL, encoded by the coding sequence ATGATTAACAAAACGGTATTTCTTTATACGTTGGTGATGGCCGGTGTGACCTATCTTCTGCGGGCGGCACCCATCCTTATTTTTCAAAAAAAGATTGAAAATACCTTCATTCAAAGCTTCCTGTTTTATGTTCCCTATGCGGTACTGGCGGCAATGACTTTCCCAGCGATTTTAATGAGTACACGCAGCGGGCTGAGTGCGGCGGCGGGTCTGTTGATCGCTCTGATCTTAGGCTGGCGTGGCAAAGGTCTGTTAACAGTGGCGCTGGCGGCCTGTGCAGCGGTGTATCTTGTTGAACTGATTATCTTATAA
- a CDS encoding TldD/PmbA family protein produces the protein MIAETLLKFAREEGLEEAEVYQSQTQTLRFDILDQQPRQFVVSDSSGLSLRGTRKGRCASVYSEKTDEASLQALAKQCCELADALETEDTVLFTQGQTPMTDDRSDKTLAKHTASEKIEFMKKIETAALKKDSRIQRVSACGYQEVASLTTLANTQGLQGTRSSTLGLITLSVIASDGKEQTNGFSWRSIKDLTSQDADELVEEAVHEAVSKLSAVRIPSGRYPAILRYDVATDLLGSLWSMFSSEQIQKDLSVLKDRQGQPVMSPLITIVDDPQLPDGFVSCDFDDEGVPTQRTVLVEKGVFKEALYDRKSALKANRASTGNGFKNGCSSPVQISPTNLLVEPGDQSLDAMIAQMEEGVLITDLQGLHAGLNPLTTDFSLQASGFKIEKGQIAYPIHLITIAANYLEMMNSIVTLGNDGRQDLNGVRCSSLYVENLAISGE, from the coding sequence ATGATCGCAGAAACACTTTTGAAATTTGCCCGGGAAGAGGGCCTGGAAGAGGCTGAGGTCTATCAAAGTCAAACTCAGACGCTGCGCTTTGATATCCTTGATCAGCAGCCGCGGCAGTTCGTCGTTTCGGATTCAAGCGGACTTTCGCTGCGGGGAACCCGGAAGGGGCGCTGCGCCAGTGTTTACAGCGAAAAAACAGACGAGGCTTCACTACAGGCCTTGGCAAAACAATGCTGTGAACTGGCGGATGCTTTGGAAACCGAGGATACCGTGCTGTTTACACAGGGCCAGACACCGATGACGGATGATCGCAGCGATAAGACGCTGGCCAAGCATACGGCATCGGAAAAAATTGAATTCATGAAAAAAATTGAAACAGCCGCCTTGAAAAAAGATTCCCGAATTCAGCGGGTATCTGCCTGCGGCTATCAAGAGGTCGCTTCCCTGACGACTCTGGCCAACACCCAGGGATTACAGGGAACCCGCAGTTCTACTTTAGGTCTGATCACGCTGAGCGTCATTGCGTCGGACGGCAAGGAACAAACAAATGGGTTCAGCTGGCGTTCCATCAAGGATCTGACATCCCAGGATGCGGATGAGCTGGTCGAAGAAGCGGTACATGAGGCGGTGTCCAAGCTCTCTGCCGTACGGATTCCTTCCGGCCGTTATCCGGCAATCCTGCGTTATGATGTCGCCACAGATCTGCTGGGTTCTCTGTGGTCGATGTTCAGTTCGGAACAGATTCAGAAAGACCTTTCCGTATTGAAGGATCGTCAGGGACAGCCAGTCATGAGTCCGTTGATCACGATTGTCGATGATCCGCAGCTTCCTGATGGTTTTGTCAGCTGTGACTTCGATGATGAAGGCGTTCCGACTCAACGCACCGTTCTGGTTGAAAAGGGCGTGTTTAAAGAAGCGCTTTATGATCGGAAAAGTGCGCTGAAAGCGAACCGAGCCTCGACTGGCAACGGATTTAAAAATGGCTGCAGCAGTCCGGTTCAGATTTCACCGACGAATTTGCTTGTCGAACCGGGAGATCAATCCCTGGACGCCATGATTGCTCAGATGGAGGAAGGCGTGCTGATCACCGATCTGCAGGGGCTGCATGCGGGATTGAATCCGCTGACGACAGATTTCTCATTGCAGGCCAGCGGGTTTAAAATTGAAAAAGGGCAGATTGCTTATCCGATTCACTTAATTACGATCGCTGCCAATTATTTGGAAATGATGAATTCGATCGTGACTTTGGGCAATGACGGCCGTCAGGATTTAAACGGTGTGCGCTGCAGCTCGCTGTATGTAGAAAATTTGGCGATATCTGGCGAGTAA
- a CDS encoding HD domain-containing protein: MISLEKPIGSRKNFADSEETLVSEFMELVQDILHIDDVQELRDYVQHCKTTRLQHCVNVAYYTFLISRRLELNVRSATRGALLHDFYLYDWKNNEQPIEGRHSVVHPQVALAMAKQYTQVDSIMEDCILNHMWPMSRQRPQTKEGWVVQGVDKLCAAMEMGTQSVRRVSPVKLKALMVSAIAARY, translated from the coding sequence GTGATTTCATTGGAAAAACCCATTGGATCCCGTAAAAATTTCGCCGATTCCGAAGAAACGCTGGTCAGCGAATTCATGGAACTGGTTCAGGATATTCTGCATATTGACGACGTTCAGGAGCTGCGCGATTATGTTCAGCATTGCAAGACCACTCGTCTGCAGCATTGCGTTAACGTCGCTTATTATACCTTTTTAATCAGCCGCCGCTTGGAGTTGAATGTCCGCAGCGCTACGCGCGGGGCACTGCTTCACGACTTTTACCTGTATGACTGGAAAAACAACGAACAGCCGATCGAAGGCCGTCACAGCGTGGTTCATCCGCAGGTTGCCCTGGCCATGGCCAAACAGTATACGCAGGTCGATTCCATTATGGAAGACTGCATCCTCAATCACATGTGGCCGATGTCCCGGCAGCGTCCGCAGACGAAGGAAGGCTGGGTTGTCCAGGGTGTAGACAAGCTGTGTGCCGCGATGGAAATGGGAACCCAGTCGGTTCGCCGCGTCAGCCCGGTAAAGCTGAAGGCCCTGATGGTTTCGGCCATCGCTGCCCGTTATTAA